The following proteins are co-located in the Oryzias melastigma strain HK-1 linkage group LG8, ASM292280v2, whole genome shotgun sequence genome:
- the si:dkey-114l24.2 gene encoding uncharacterized protein si:dkey-114l24.2, whose product MIWSLGLLCLTAALGAVHAGPIRSSGKLEAKPAPREEVNVLMFGVIQLSESLNYVYETTGAKIEKIHRALKNHEGTLQKLGKQAELAGEVEKQMKEVIQLLQAQMFQDQAQTKKAKEQLSSLERDEEELKTKVQRLETFINNHTPTSIKELQERAQMHSNMLKGLQLLNQLHRENIETQNEHLSQLETMSEAVEQS is encoded by the exons ATGATCTGGAGCCTCGGTTTGCTTTGCCTGACTGCAGCTTTAGGAGCAGTCCATGCAGGTCCAATCAGAAGCTCGGGCAAGTTAGAGGCGAAACCTGCACCGCGGGAAGAAGTCAACGTCCTCATGTTCGGTGTTATACAACTGAGTGAATCGCTCAACTATGTGTATGAAACCACCGGAGCTAAGATAGAGAAGATCCACCGCGCTTTGAAGAACCATGAGGGGACTCTGCAAAAGCTGGGGAAACAGGCCGAGCTGGCTGGAGAGGTGGAGAAGCAGATGAAAGAAGTGATACAGTTGCTGCAG GCTCAGATGTTCCAGGACCAAGCCCAGACCAAAAAGGCTAAAGAGCAGCTGAGCAGCTTAGAAAGGGACGAGGAAGAACTGAAGACCAAAGTACAGAGGCTGGAGACGTTCATCAACAACCACACACCGACCAGCATCAAGGAGCTGCAG GAGAGAGCGCAGATGCACTCCAACATGCTGAAAGGTCTACAGCTCCTAAACCAACTGCATAGAGAGAACATTGAGACTCAAAATGAGCACCTCTCCCAACTGGAGACCATG AGTGAAGCTGTGGAACAATCCTAA
- the kank2 gene encoding KN motif and ankyrin repeat domain-containing protein 2, whose protein sequence is MAQVLHMDPAFPGKLNPPAPPSLHAKEQEAPYSVETPYGYRLDLDFLKYVNDIEKGNTIKKVSIQRRPRYGSLPRGYGYTGSWWTSTESLCSNASMDSRHSSYSYCAPGYHTSQRPSFTAARVEKTLLDARRKLEEEKEGRRFSNLGSMHSSVAGSNTSLSSAHSFNRAHGGGGSVTNLSSGLSTPVTPTPAHLQHVREQMAAALRKIKELEEQVKTIPVLQVKISVLQEEKRQLSVQLKSQKFLGHTLGFSRSRPRGELYIDIPEEEVSTGAPSHNKTVIPTSPTTPEASKQDSGCEIEDTVIVGGARPHAKREVRTVGVGPEVSRGTCDVGVWVQEKDLGLLPETEVLRDQVGQLEGKLKRTLEELQTAQQQATTVQETPQADHPVMATSIGWQEPQGRSQHRMVSFTQQPQQRTQRSVGIQVYTLEKPTVVEVGTLLRAESCSSPSPRPVSGVLENQHQGKTEEHPVELPVAVSSKQVRDILRRGLSTSVPIANAAVAVATGNQIDLVQSKEEELSGSVQTQENSTKPASSPQSCLRSIMKRKAEGEPGSPSTKKNLQFIGVNGGYESSSSDESSSESSDEGSDSSEYHEAREKLPESTIQHQHIILNTSKPQDGNMGDPQQAAANPAVIPDSSSSQADTKLPDNAPPSPATHTVVQKCASQPTSDSTQTALAKDCKETPDRLSENTAAQKTPSTLPHTESASSVTSVKTSDATKQQHTAQSETSAASPQQENKPAAERVPNDSGSAPSDQVRAELSQSLMSALQNLQKAVGEPNAFSQQAAREAYTTVLQEWLRVSCHKAADTSVVKAYMDAFASISPQLLKFVINMADGNGNTALHYTVSHSNFPVVKLLLDTGLCNADKQNKAGYTAIMLTALAAFHSDSDLQTVLQLLRTGDVNAKASQAGQTALMLAVSHGRGDMVRALLSCGAQVNIRDDDGSTALMCACEHGHVDIVRQLLSVPGCDATLTDNDGSTALSIALEASQNDIAVLLYAHLNFAKPPSPVSPKSPLLGSSPPAVEPK, encoded by the exons ATGGCTCAGGTGCTGCACATGGACCCCGCCTTCCCAG GGAAACTCAACCCACCCGCTCCTCCTTCCCTGCACGCCAAAGAGCAGGAGGCGCCCTACTCAGTGGAGACCCCCTATGGCTACCGTCTGGACCTTGACTTCCTCAAATATGTTAATGACATAGAGAAGGGGAACACTATCAAGAAGGTGTCTATACAGCGAAGGCCGCGGTATGGTTCCCTCCCTCGTGGTTATGGCTACACGGGTTCCTGGTGGACCTCCACAGAGTCTTTGTGCTCCAACGCCAGCATGGACAGCCGGCACTCGTCCTACTCCTACTGCGCCCCCGGCTACCACACATCGCAGAGGCCCAGCTTCACCGCCGCTCGGGTGGAGAAGACTCTTTTAGACGCTCGCAGGAAGCTGGAAGAGGAGAAAGAGGGCCGGAGGTTCTCCAACCTGGGCAGTATGCACAGCAGCGTAGCCGGCTCCAACACCTCCCTCAGCAGCGCGCACAGCTTCAACCGGGCTCATGGTGGAGGCGGATCCGTCACAAACTTGAGCTCTGGTTTGTCCACGCCCGTCACTCCGACCCCGGCTCACTTGCAGCACGTCAGGGAACAGATGGCCGCGGCGCTGAGGAAGATAAAAGAGCTGGAGGAGCAGGTGAAGACCATCCCTGTGCTCCAGGTGAAAATCTCTgtgctgcaggaggagaaaagGCAGCTCAGCGTCCAGCTGAAGAGCCAGAAGTTTCTTGGTCACACTCTGGGTTTCAGCCGTAGCCGTCCTCGCGGGGAGCTTTACATCGACATCCCTGAAGAAGAGGTGAGCACCGGAGCTCCCAGCCACAACAAGACGGTCATTCCAACGTCTCCAACCACACCCGAAGCCTCAAAGCAAGACTCGGGATGTGAGATCGAGGACACTGTGATCGTAGGTGGAGCTCGACCACATGCAAAGCGGGAAGTTCGCACTGTTGGAGTGGGACCGGAAGTCTCCCGGGGGACCTGCGATGTGGGGGTGTGGGTTCAGGAGAAGGACCTGGGGCTGCTGCCTGAGACGGAGGTCCTCAGAGATCAAGTGGGTCAGCTTGAGGGCAAGTTAAAGAGGACACTGGAGGAGCTGCAAACTGCACAGCAGCAGGCCACCACAGTTCAGGAAACCCCGCAGGCGGACCATCCAGTGATGGCGACCAGCATCGGCTGGCAGGAACCGCAAGGACGCAGCCAGCACAGAATGGTCAGCTTCACACAGCAGCCACAGCAGAGGACCCAGAGAAGTGTGGGGATCCAGGTGTACACACTGGAGAAGCCAACGGTTGTGGAGGTGGGCACGCTGCTGCGAGCCGAGTCCTGCAGCTCTCCATCTCCTCGACCTGTGAGTGGAGTTCTGGAGAACCAGCACCAAGGAAAAACAGAAG AACATCCGGTTGAGTTGCCGGTCGCCGTCAGCTCCAAACAGGTACGCGACATCCTGAGAAGAGGCTTGTCCACCTCGGTACCCATCGCTAACGCTGCCGTCGCTGTAGCAACGGGTAATCAGATCGACTTGGTTCAGTCTAAAGAAGAGGAGCTCAGTGGTTCTGTCCAGACACAAGAGAACTCAACTAAACCAG CTTCATCTCCTCAGTCCTGTTTGAGATCTATCATGAAGCGTAAGGCTGAAGGCGAACCGGGTTCTCCCTCCACCAAGAAAAACCTGCAGTTCATTGGAGTCAATGGAGG TTATGAGTCCTCATCCTCAGATGAAAGTAGCAGTGAGAGCTCAGATGAAGGGAGTGACTCCAGTGAGTATCATGAAGCCAGAGAGAAACTGCCAGAATCCACCATCCAGCACCAGCACATAATCCTGAACACCTCCAAGCCACAAGACGGAAACATGGGGGACCCTCAGCAAGCTGCAGCCAACCCAGCCGTCATTCCAGACTCCAGCTCCAGCCAAGCAGACACAAAGCTGCCAGACAATGCTCCTCCGTCACCAGCCACACACActgttgtgcaaaaatgtgccTCTCAGCCAACATCGGATTCCACCCAAACTGCTCTGGCGAAGGATTGTAAAGAGACTCCTGACCGGTTATCCGAAAACACCGCCGCACAGAAGACGCCTTCCACACTGCCTCACACTGAATCTGCATCTTCGGTTACATCAGTGAAAACAAGTGATGCCACCAAACAGCAGCACACTGCCCAGTCAGAAACATCTGCCGCATCCCCCCAGCAGGAGAACAAGCCAGCAGCTGAGAGGGTTCCAAACGACTCCGGATCTGCACCTTCCGATCAAGTCAG agCGGAGTTGAGTCAAAGCCTCATGTCAGCGCTGCAAAATCTGCAGAAAGCAGTGGGGGAACCAAACGCCTTCAGCCAGCAGGCAGCA AGGGAAGCCTACACCACTGTGCTGCAGGAGTGGCTGCGTGTGTCCTGTCACAAAGCAGCCGACACATCTGTCGTCAAGGCCTACATGGACGCCTTCGCCTCGATTTCCCCCCAGCTGCTGAAGTTTGTGATCAACATGGCAGACGGGAACGGGAACACCGCGCTGCACTACACTGTCTCCCACTCCAACTTCCCGGTGGTCAAACTTCTGCTAGACACGG GTCTGTGTAACGCTGACAAGCAGAACAAGGCGGGTTACACGGCCATCATGCTGACGGCTCTGGCTGCTTTCCACTCCGACAGCGACCTCCAGACTGTCCTTCAGCTGCTGCGCACTGGGGACGTCAACGCCAAAGCCAGCCAG GCTGGACAGACGGCACTAATGCTGGCGGTGAGTCACGGCCGAGGGGACATGGTGAGGGCGCTGCTGTCCTGTGGAGCTCAAGTCAACATCCGAGATGACGACGGCTCCACCGCGCTCATGTGCGCCTGCGAGCATGGTCACGTGGACATCGTCCGTCAGCTGCTCTCCGTCCCGGGCTGCGATGCAACTCTCACTGACAAT GACGGCAGCACCGCTCTATCCATCGCCCTGGAGGCCAGTCAGAATGACATCGCTGTGCTTTTGTACGCTCATCTCAACTTTGCAAAGCCTCCTTCCCCT GTTTCACCCAAGTCTCCTCTTCTGGGCTCCTCTCCTCCGGCCGTTGAACCAAAATGA
- the LOC112146122 gene encoding dedicator of cytokinesis protein 7 (The sequence of the model RefSeq protein was modified relative to this genomic sequence to represent the inferred CDS: added 24 bases not found in genome assembly), with the protein MTSTASDRRAFAHKISRTVASEVRKQVTRDYGSPQLSKKRGGPHPPLPLTEVVEPVDFEEYVSSHAPGVEPGPLRQLMEFPQDDLELLQLEKECTTLEPPLPEEDSLDSRVRDALAVYTDDWLIIQRKYQRFSTMYSPHSSERQKERQRGLHKQTFELDEAAVAERQDDQDDAKRRSVSLDETPRGSWASSIFDLKNSSPDELLPSVLERTAPEDMDRHNTEARQQGRHSDLLGLYPPPDEDEAVERCSLPEAPKEHCGQRILVKCLSLKFEIEIEPIFGSLALYDVKEKKKISENFYFDLNSDQMKGMLKPHTPQVAISTLARSAIFSITYPSADIFLVIKLEKVLQQGDIGECSEPYMVLKESDSSKHKEKLEKLRLQAEQSCSRLGRFRMPFAWTAIHLFNIVSSVGGLDRSDPDSDSERKSHGTWNEKKKKGFERMSVGDEMCNFATFRPATLTVTNFFKQEGDRLSDEDLYKFLADMRRPSSVLRRLRPVTAQLKIDISPAPESPHYCLSPELLHVKPYPDPRVRPTKEVLEFPARYVYTPHTTYRNLLYVYPQSVNFSSRQGSVRNIAVKVQYMAGEDPSQALPVIFGKSSSAEFLKEAYTPVIYHNKSPEFYEETKMKIPANLTDNHHLLFTFYHISCQPKQNTPLETPVGYTWIPLMQHGRLRTGSFSLPVSVEKPPPSYSVLTPDVQLPGMKWVDNHKGVFNVEVIAASSVHTQDPHLDKFFTLVYVLEEYSFPFRLKDVIITEANMEGELKASMAALRGALLDTCIRFLHQLLNKLIQLIVYPPVIAGQIVNLGRAAFEAMASLVNQIHKNLEGNQDLHGRNNLLASYIHYCFRLPTAEPTMPPAGVSHSYEMPVQYATVSRATGRPSSLFLSRSKSISNSNPDLATTPVSPDEEVQRIIGNKGIDRSHSWVNSAYAPGGSRSVLRRNPNSSCELKQASDLSCNRMSAFLDSVALFSVPARQLTKKLLHEELALQWVVSTSTVREASLQQAWFFFQLMTKSMAHHLFLTSKLESPRRQRFPDRFVDDIAALVCAVSADIASRYHKDVELVERLNSSLAFFLNDLLSLMDRGFVFNLIRTYHKQIANKLHTAQNPSSLNALRIDFTRIICSHEHYVILNLPCSTLSPPASPSPSTSSTTSQSSAFSSLLQDQGVATMFDLSFPFRQQHFLSGLLLTDLSLILDLEGEGVFFLHKKAISAVHSLLCSHDADPRYKDPQVKAQVAQLYLPLIPIVLESLHQLYDFSDSSPAWARHAHAEDADPDSSSTISQSVAMAIAGSPLPHAKVNSFALPSVAGRQSSSLSAECSRTLLVCFLWVMKNADAALLERWVSNVSVLQINRLLDLLHLCVSCFEYKGKKTLQRINSLTFKKSQDMKARLEEAILGTIGARQEMVRRCRAERSPYGSQENVRWRKNVSVWRQNADRVDKGKSDMEQESVVDGNLATEASLIVLDTLEIIVKTVVASESKESVLGGVLRVLLHSMAGNQSALFLQHCFTTQRALVFKFPEMLFEEDTELCADLCLRLLRHCSSSVGSARSHASASLYLLMRQNFEIGNNFARVKMQVTMSLSSLVGTSQNFNEEHLRRSLKTILTYAEEDVDLRDSPFPEQVQDLVFNLHMILTDTVKMKEHQQDPEMLIDLMYRIAKGYQNSPDLRLTWLQNMAGKHSKKGNHAEAAHCLVHSAALVAEYLNMLEDCRYLPIGCVTFQNISSNILEESAVSDDVLSPEEEGICAGKYFSESGLVGLLEQAATSFTMATMYEAINEVYKILLPIHEANKDFKKLATLHGKLQEAFNKVCNQSSGWERMFGTYFRVGFYGSHFGDLDEQEFVYKEPSITKLAEISHRLEEFYSTRFGDDVVEIIKDSNPVDRNKLDPNKAYLQITYVEPYFDTYELKERITYFDKNYNLRTFMYCTPFTLDGRAHGDLHEQYKRKTILTTSHAFPYIKTRINVIHKEEIILVPIEVAIEDMQKKTQELAFATNQDPADSKMLQMVLQGCVGTTVNQGPLEVAQVFLSDIPDDPKLYRHHNKLRLCFKDFTKRCEDALKKNKALIGPDQREYQRELERNYNKLKEALSPLINRKIPQLYRSLPAQSAQTQLNSGSRSSFRRVEC; encoded by the exons ATGACTTCGACGGCGAGCGACAGGAGAGCTTTTGCTCATAAAATCAGCCG gactGTTGCATCAGAAGTAAGAAAACAAGTCACCAGAGACTATGGCTCACCTCAACTGTCAAAGAAACGAGGCGGCCCACACCCCCCT TTGCCCCTGACGGAGGTCGTGGAGCCTGTGGACTTTGAGGAATATGTGAGCAGTCACGCTCCTGGGGTGGAGCCCGGCCCCCTCAGACAGCTAATGGAGTTCCCCCAGGATGACCTGGAGCTCCTCCAGCTGGAAAAGGAGTGCACAACACTGGAGCCCCCCCTGCCTGAAGAGGA CTCTCTGGATTCCAGAGTGAGAGATGCCTTAGCAGTCTACACAGATGACTGGCTCATCATTCAAAGAAA ATATCAGCGCTTCAGCACCATGTACAGCCCCCACAGCTCCGAACGGCAGAAGGAAAGGCAACGAGGGCTACACAAACAGACCTTTGAACTGGACGAGGCTGCTGTTGCTGAACGCCAGGATGATCAG GATGATGCAAAGCGACGGTCCGTGAGCCTCGACGAGACTCCTCGGGGCAGCTGGGCCTCCAGCATCTTTGACTTGAAGAACTCCTCCCCGGATGAGCTGCTCCCGTCTGTACTGGAGCGGACAGCCCCCGAGGACATGGACCGCCACAATACAGAGGCACGCCAGCAGGGGCGCCACAGTGATCTACTAGGCTTGTACCCACCACCTGATGAG GACGAAGCAGTGGAGAGATGCTCGCTCCCCGAAGCGCCCAAAGAACACTGTGGCCAGAGGATCCTGGTCAAGTGTCTGAGTCTGAA GTTTGAAATTGAAATCGAACCAATATTTGGGTCTCTCGCTCTTTATGatgtcaaagaaaagaaaaag ATCTCTGAGAATTTCTACTTTGACCTAAACTCGGATCAGATGAAGGGGATGCTGAAGCCTCACACGCCTCAGGTTGCCATATCAACACTGGCCCGCTCTGCTATCTTCTCTATCACGTACCCTTCTGCTgatatttttttggtcattaaG CTTGAAAAAGTTCTTCAGCAAGGAGATATTGGAGAATGCTCTGAACCCTACATGGTTTTGAAAGAATCAGACTCCTCTAAG CATAAAGAAAAGCTGGAGAAGCTTCGTCTTCAGGCAGAACAGTCGTGTAGCCGTCTTGGACGTTTCCGCATGCCTTTTGCCTGGACGGCTATTCACCTCTTCAATATTGTCAGCAGCGTGGGAGGTCTGGATCGGTCAGATCCAGACTCCGACTCTG AACGGAAGAGCCATGGAACCTggaatgaaaagaagaaaaaagggttTGAGAGGATGAGCGTCGGGGACGAGATGTGTAACTTTGCCACCTTTCGTCCAGCAACCCTTACTGTGACTAACTTCTTCAAGCAG GAAGGAGACAGACTGAGCGATGAAGACCTGTATAAGTTTCTGGCTGATATGCGCAGACCGTCCTCTGTTCTGCGGCGGCTGAGGCCCGTCACCG CTCAGCTGAAGATCGACATTTCTCCAGCGCCGGAGTCCCCTCATTACTGTTTGTCACCAGAGCTACTTCACGTGAAACCTTATCCAGACCCGCGTGTTCGTCCCACCAAAGAGGTGCTAGAGTTCCCGGCTCGATACGTCTACACACCACACACCACCTACAG AAGTGTGAACTTCAGCAGTCGCCAGGGCTCAGTGAGGAACATTGCTGTGAAGGTTCAGTACATGGCTGGAGAGGACCCCAGCCAAGCTCTACCA GTTATCTTTGGAAAGTCAAGTTCTGCGGAGTTCCTGAAAGAAGCCTACACTCCTGTCATCTACCATAACAA ATCCCCTGAGTTTTATGAAGAAACCAAGATGAAGATTCCTGCCAATCTGACAGACAACCACCACCTACTGTTCACCTTCTATCACATCAGCTGCCAACCCAAACAGAACACTCCTTTGGAGACCCCTGTGGGCTACACT tggaTTCCTTTGATGCAGCATGGAAGGCTTCGCACCGGTTCCTTCAGTCTTCCCGTGTCTGTGGAAAAACCTCCTCCAAGCTACTCTGTGCTCACTCCTGAt GTTCAGCTCCCAGGGATGAAGTGGGTGGACAATCACAAAGGAGTGTTTAATGTTGAGGTGATAGCAGCCTCCTCAGTTCACACTCAG GACCCCCACTTGGATAAGTTCTTCACTCTGGTGTATGTTTTGGAGGAGTACTCCTTCCCTTTCCGTCTCAAAGACGTGATCATAACCGAAGCTAACATGGAGGGCGAGCTGAAGGCCAGCATGGCTGCACTGAGGGGGGCTCTGCTGGACACCTGTATCCGCTTTTTGCACCAACTTCTCAACAAGCTCATTCAGCTCATCGTATACCCTCCAGTCATTGCAGGACAAATCG TGAACCTTGGCCGAGCTGCTTTTGAAGCAATGGCCTCATTGGTCAATCAGATCCACAAAAACCTGGAAGGAAACCAGGACCTGCACGGGCGCAACAACCTGCTGGCGTCTTACATCCATTACTGCTTCCGTCTGCCCACTGCCGAGCCCACCATGCCCCCAGCAG GCGTCTCACACTCTTATGAGATGCCAGTTCAGTATGCTACGGTTTCCCGAGCAACGGGCCGGCCAAGCAGCCTCTTCCTGTCCCGCTCCAAGAGTATAAGCAACTCCAACCCTGACCTGGCCACCACACCGGTGTCCCCTGACGAAGAAGTCCAAAGGATTATAGGAAACAAG GGCATTGACCGCTCCCATTCCTGGGTGAACTCTGCTTACGCCCCTGGGGGCTCCAGATCTGTTCTACGCCGGAACCCCAACTCCAGCTGCGAGCTCAAGCAG GCAAGCGACCTCAGCTGCAATCGCATGTCTGCCTTTTTGGACAGCGTGGCCTTGTTTTCAGTTCCTGCAAGGCAACTTACCAAGAAG CTGCTTCATGAAGAACTAGCCTTACAGTGGGTGGTGAGCACCAGCACCGTGAGGGAGGCATCGCTGCAGCAGGCTTGGTTTTTCTTCCAGCTGATG ACCAAGAGCATGGCTCATCATTTATTTCTGACGTCTAAGCTGGAATCACCCAGGCGCCAGCggtttcctgaccgcttcgtcgaTGACATTGCAGCACTGGTTTGTGCTGTCAGCGCAGACATTGCAAGCCGATACCACAAG GATGTTGAGCTGGTGGAGAGGCTGAACAGCAGCCTGGCCTTTTTTCTCAATGACCTGCTGTCGTTAATGGACCGCGGCTTTGTGTTCAACCTCATTCGCACCTACCACAAACAG ATCGCTAACAAGCTTCACACGGCCCAGAATCCCAGCTCCCTGAACGCTTTAAGGATAGATTTCACTCGAATAATCTGCAGTCACGAGCACTATGTCATCCTCAACCTGCCCTGTTCCACTCTGAGCCCTCCAGCATCCCCTTCTCcttccacctcctccaccacctcacAG AGTTCAGCCTTTTCCAGTTTGTTGCAGGACCAGGGTGTGGCCACCATGTTTGATTTGTCATTCCCCTTTCGTCAGCAGCACTTCCTGTCTGGCCTGCTGCTCACAGATCTGTCACTCATTCTTGACCTTGAGGGTGAAGG CGTGTTCTTCCTACATAAAAAGGCCATCAGTGCTGTTCACTCGCTCTTGTGCAGCCATGATGCGGATCCTCGTTACAAAGACCCGCAGGTCAAAGCCCAAGTTGCTCAGCTGTACCTGCCTCTCATCCCCATCGTCCTGGAGTCGCTGCATCAGCTCTATGACTTCTCCG ACTCTTCGCCTGCGTGGGCTCGCCATGCCCACGCCGAAGATGCTGacccagacagcagcagcaccatCAGTCAGTCTGTTGCTATGGCAATTGCGGGTTCCCCTCTGCCGCATGCCAAAGTGAACTCATTCGCACTCCCCTCAGTG GCTGGGCGGCAGTCCAGCTCGCTGTCAGCCGAGTGCAGCAGGACGCTGCTGGTGTGTTTCCTGTGGGTGATGAAGAACGCAGATGCTGCTCTTCTTGAGCGTTGGGTGTCTAATGTGTCCGTCCTGCAAATCAACCGCTTGTTGGACCTGCTTCACCTCTGCGTCTCCTGCTTTGAATACAAG gggaaaaaaactctGCAGAGGATTAACAGCCTGACGTTTAAAAAGTCTCAGGACATGAAGGCCCGCCTGGAAGAAGCCATTCTCGGCACCATTGGAGCTCGACAAGAAATGGTCCGCCGCTGCAGAG CAGAAAGGAGTCCTTATGGGAGCCAGGAGAATGTTAGGTGGAGAAAGAACGTCAGTGTCTGGAGACAAAATGCAGACAGAGTCGACAA GGGTAAGTCCGACATGGAGCAGGAGTCTGTGGTGGATGGAAACTTAGCTACTGAAGCTTCTCTGATCGTTTTGGACACACTGGAGATTATAGTAAAA aCGGTGGTTGCATCAGAGTCTAAGGAGAGTGTTCTGGGGGGGGTGCTGCGAGTGCTTCTCCACAGTATGGCAGGAAACCAGAGTGCCCTCTTCCTGCAGCATTGCTTCACTACACAGAGAGCTCTGGTTTTTAAA ttTCCAGAGATGCTGTTTGAGGAGGACACAGAACTTTGTGCAGACTTGTGCCTACGTCTCCTGCGACACTGCAGCAGCAGTGTGGGCTCTGCCAGAAGTCATGCCTCTGCCTCTCTTTACTTACTCATGAGGCAGAACTTTGAGATTGGAAAC AACTTTGCTCGAGTGAAGATGCAGGTCACCATGTCTCTTTCCTCGCTGGTGGGAACATCGCAGAACTTTAACGAGGAGCATCTTCGTCGGTCACTAAAGACGATTTTGACGTACGCAGAAGAGGATGTTGACCTGCGTGACTCACCTTTCCCAGAGCAG GTCCAGGATTTGGTCTTCAACCTGCACATGATTCTCACTGACACTGTGAAGATGAAAGAGCATCAGCAGGATCCTGAAATGCTCATTGATCTCATGTACAG GATTGCCAAAGGCTACCAGAACTCTCCTGATCTGCGCTTGACGTGGCTGCAGAACATGGCTGGGAAACACTCCAAGAAAGGGAACCACGCTGAGGCAGCGCATTGTCTCGTCCACAGTGCAGCCCTGGTGGCAGAATACCTGAACATGCTGGAGGACTGCCGCTACCTGCCTATAGGCTGTGTTACATTTCAG AATATTTCATCCAACATATTAGAGGAGTCTGCTGTATCAGATGACGTCCTGTCCCCAGAGGAGGAGGGCATTTGTGCTGGGAAGTATTTCAGCGAGTCTGGCTTGGTGGGCCTCTTGGAGCAGGCAGCTACCTCATTTACCATG GCTACAATGTATGAGGCCATTAATGAAGTGTACAAGATTCTGCTCCCCATCCACGAAGCTAACAAAGACTTCAAAAAGCTGGCAACTCTCCACGGAAAGCTGCAGGAGGCCTTCAATAAAGTCTGCAACCAA AGCTCTGGGTGGGAG AGAATGTTTGGCACCTACTTTCGAGTGGGCTTCTATGGCTCACACTTCGGAGACTTGGATGAGCAAGAGTTTGTCTACAAGGAGCCTTCAATCACCAAATTAGCAGAAATTTCGCACCGACTTGAG GAGTTTTACTCCACGAGGTTTGGGGACGATGTGGTCGAAATAATCAAGGATTCCAATCCTGTGGATAGAAACAAACTGGATCCCAACAAA GCTTACCTCCAGATCACCTATGTGGAGCCTTACTTTGACACATACGAGCTAAAGGAGAGGATCACCTACTTCGACAAGAACTACAACCTGCGTACTTTCATGTACTGCACTCCCTTCACCCTGGATGGCCGCGCCCACGGCGACCTACATGAGCAGTACAAACGCAAAACCATCTTGACAACATCTCATGCCTTCCCCTACATAAAGACCCGGATCAACGTTATCCACAAGGAGGAG ATTATTCTGGTCCCTATTGAGGTGGCAATTGAGGACATGCAGAAGAAGACGCAGGAGCTGGCCTTTGCCACCAACCAAGACCCCGCAGATTCTAAGATGCTGCAGATGGTTCTGCAGGGCTGTGTGGGCACGACTGTCAACCAG GGCCCCCTCGAGGTGGCGCAGGTCTTTCTCTCCGACATTCCTGATGACCCAAAGCTTTATCGCCATCACAACAAACTGCGGCTTTGCTTTAAAGACTTCACCAAGAG GTGTGAAGATGCGCTGAAGAAGAATAAAGCCCTGATTGGTCCGGACCAGAGAGAGTACCAGCGAGAGCTGGAGAGGAACTACAATAAGCTCAAAGAGGCTTTGAGTCCTCTCATCAACCGCAAGATCCCCCAGCTGTACAGATCCCTGCCAGCTCAGAGCGCTCAAACGCAACT GAACTCGGGCAGCAGGTCCAGCTTCCGAAGAGTCGAGTGTTGA